One region of Pseudomonas alvandae genomic DNA includes:
- a CDS encoding sensor histidine kinase: MNSTLPRRPRWRSLALLALCLAPLLWPLEHLAERYYRSELAGQNRQTLDLYVANLLGTLHRYEVLPQILGELPALRAALSAPDDGVTQGNANRLLKNISAQTGAEVMYLMDTTGKTLAASNWDKHDSFVGRNFAFRPYYIEAMAGRLGRFFGLGTTSGKRGYFFAAAVRDREKVIGVLVVKVDLDHTESLWGKTPEQLLVTDPNGVVILTSRQEWRFRSTRPLSDAESKAISAIQPYPTRDPKPLNLDASAWLPQTQTIEETGWSVSILAPRTLIDRPVRTVVIIGGAALLVLMLLLGLMMQRRRHYLDRIAFEAKARHELEGRVAERTSDLEGLNRRLKQEVLEREHAQQELVRAQDDLVQAGKLSALGTMSASISHELNQPLAAIRSYAENAEVLLDHQRTEDARGNLRLINELTGRMASIIAHLRAFARRDRHAPESVALQPALDDALALLAKRRRSMEVELIRDLPAATLWVEAGETRLRQVLGNLLANALDALTEKGPPRKLWLSAQATETGVNLYIRDNGPGFCMEALGRAGEPFYTTKTRTQGLGLGLAICDTLMRAFGGELLFANHKEGGALITLKLRAGAPGVSLQPSEDRSV; this comes from the coding sequence ATGAATTCCACCCTCCCCCGCAGACCCCGTTGGCGCAGCCTGGCCTTGCTCGCATTGTGCCTGGCGCCTTTGCTGTGGCCGCTGGAGCATCTGGCCGAGCGGTATTACCGCAGCGAGCTGGCCGGACAGAATCGCCAGACGCTCGATCTTTACGTCGCGAACCTGCTGGGCACCCTGCATCGCTATGAAGTGCTGCCGCAGATTCTCGGTGAACTGCCGGCCCTGCGCGCGGCCCTGTCGGCACCGGACGATGGCGTCACCCAGGGCAACGCCAACCGGCTGCTGAAAAACATCAGCGCCCAGACCGGCGCCGAAGTCATGTACTTGATGGACACCACGGGCAAGACCCTGGCGGCGTCGAACTGGGACAAGCACGACAGCTTCGTCGGCCGCAATTTCGCTTTTCGCCCTTACTACATCGAAGCCATGGCCGGACGCCTGGGACGCTTCTTCGGCCTGGGCACCACATCGGGCAAGCGCGGTTATTTCTTTGCCGCCGCCGTCCGCGACCGTGAGAAAGTCATCGGCGTGCTGGTGGTCAAGGTTGACCTGGACCACACCGAAAGCCTCTGGGGCAAGACCCCGGAGCAACTGCTGGTGACTGACCCCAATGGCGTGGTCATCCTCACCTCGCGCCAGGAATGGCGCTTCCGCTCGACCCGCCCCTTGAGCGATGCGGAAAGCAAGGCGATCAGCGCGATACAACCCTACCCGACACGCGACCCCAAGCCGCTGAACCTCGACGCCAGCGCCTGGCTGCCCCAGACCCAGACCATCGAAGAAACAGGCTGGAGCGTCAGCATCCTCGCCCCGCGCACCCTGATCGATCGTCCGGTGCGCACGGTGGTGATCATCGGCGGCGCAGCGCTCCTGGTCTTGATGCTGTTGCTCGGCCTGATGATGCAGCGCAGGCGCCATTACCTGGACCGCATCGCCTTCGAGGCCAAGGCTCGCCACGAACTGGAAGGCCGGGTCGCGGAACGCACCAGCGACCTTGAAGGCCTTAACCGGCGCCTAAAGCAGGAGGTCCTGGAGCGCGAGCACGCCCAGCAGGAACTGGTCCGGGCCCAGGATGACCTGGTCCAGGCCGGCAAGCTGTCGGCACTCGGCACCATGTCGGCCAGCATCAGCCATGAACTCAACCAGCCGTTGGCGGCGATTCGAAGCTATGCCGAAAACGCCGAGGTATTGCTCGACCACCAGCGTACCGAAGATGCCCGTGGCAATCTCAGGTTGATCAACGAACTGACCGGGCGCATGGCGTCGATCATTGCCCACTTGCGCGCCTTCGCCCGTCGCGACCGCCATGCGCCAGAAAGTGTCGCCTTGCAACCGGCGCTGGACGATGCCTTGGCGTTACTCGCCAAACGGCGGCGGAGCATGGAAGTGGAACTGATCCGCGACCTGCCGGCCGCCACACTGTGGGTCGAGGCCGGCGAAACGCGCTTGCGCCAGGTGCTGGGTAACCTCCTGGCAAACGCCCTGGATGCGCTGACCGAAAAAGGCCCGCCACGTAAACTCTGGCTCAGTGCCCAGGCGACCGAAACCGGCGTCAACCTGTACATCCGCGATAACGGCCCGGGGTTTTGCATGGAAGCCCTCGGCCGCGCCGGCGAGCCGTTCTACACCACCAAGACCCGTACCCAGGGGCTTGGCCTGGGGCTGGCGATCTGCGACACCCTGATGCGCGCCTTTGGCGGCGAGCTGTTGTTCGCCAACCACAAGGAAGGCGGCGCCCTGATCACCCTGAAGCTGCGCGCGGGCGCGCCCGGGGTAAGCCTGCAACCCTCCGAGGACCGTAGTGTATGA
- the rfbD gene encoding dTDP-4-dehydrorhamnose reductase, giving the protein MNSSLRILIIGQNGQVSQALQKRLAAVGELIVLGSSQLDMARTDDIRAPIDALRPDLIINAAAHTAVDQAESEAERAFAINATAPGVLARAALGLGVPLFHYSTDYVFDGRKPEPYTEDDAPNPLSVYGRSKLAGEEVIREAGGQHLILRTSWVYSNAGRNFLLTMQRLLQEKPHLRVVADQIGAPTWAGTIADSTAKLIERWQAGQCGAWGTYHLTAQGQTSWFGFAQAIGENLVEQHKPCAVLEPIPSSEYPTPAPRPLNSRLDCTRLLREWRVSQPDWRSALRQCLAGQA; this is encoded by the coding sequence ATGAATTCCTCCTTGCGCATCCTGATCATCGGCCAGAACGGCCAGGTCTCCCAGGCCTTGCAAAAGCGCCTCGCGGCCGTGGGCGAATTGATCGTGCTGGGCAGTAGCCAGCTCGACATGGCGCGCACGGATGACATCCGCGCGCCTATCGATGCATTGCGGCCCGACCTGATCATCAATGCCGCCGCCCACACCGCCGTCGACCAGGCCGAAAGCGAAGCGGAGCGGGCGTTTGCCATCAACGCCACGGCACCGGGCGTGCTCGCCCGGGCGGCGCTTGGGCTGGGCGTTCCACTGTTTCACTACTCCACCGACTATGTCTTTGACGGTCGCAAGCCCGAGCCCTACACCGAAGACGATGCGCCCAACCCCCTGAGCGTCTACGGTCGCAGCAAACTGGCGGGCGAAGAGGTCATCCGCGAGGCTGGCGGGCAGCATCTGATCCTGCGCACCAGTTGGGTGTATTCCAATGCGGGGCGTAACTTCCTGCTGACCATGCAACGCCTGCTCCAAGAAAAACCCCACCTGCGGGTGGTGGCCGATCAGATCGGCGCACCGACCTGGGCCGGTACCATTGCCGACAGCACCGCAAAGTTGATAGAGCGCTGGCAGGCCGGACAGTGCGGAGCCTGGGGCACTTATCATCTGACGGCCCAGGGCCAGACGTCATGGTTCGGCTTCGCCCAGGCCATCGGTGAAAACCTGGTGGAGCAGCACAAACCTTGCGCCGTGCTTGAGCCAATCCCCTCCAGCGAGTACCCGACACCGGCACCGCGCCCGCTGAATTCGCGGCTCGATTGCACGCGCCTGCTCCGGGAATGGAGGGTGAGCCAGCCAGACTGGCGAAGCGCTTTGCGACAGTGCCTTGCCGGACAAGCCTAG
- the rfbC gene encoding dTDP-4-dehydrorhamnose 3,5-epimerase, which translates to MNVIATRLPDVLIIEPKVFGDERGFFYESFNAQAFAEATGRVVQFVQDNHSRSAKGVLRGLHYQIEHSQGKLVRVTEGEVLDVAVDIRRSSPTFGQWTSVRLSGQNHRQLWIPPGFAHGFVVLSESADFLYKTTDYYAPSAERCIRWDDPELAIDWELQGAPILSAKDQAGSALREADLFP; encoded by the coding sequence TTGAACGTCATCGCCACGCGCCTGCCGGACGTCCTGATCATCGAGCCGAAGGTCTTCGGCGACGAACGCGGCTTTTTCTATGAAAGCTTCAACGCCCAGGCGTTCGCCGAGGCCACTGGCCGCGTGGTGCAGTTCGTCCAGGACAATCATTCGCGTTCCGCCAAGGGCGTGCTGCGCGGCCTGCATTACCAGATCGAACATTCCCAGGGGAAACTGGTGCGCGTCACCGAAGGTGAGGTCCTGGACGTTGCGGTGGACATTCGCCGCAGCTCCCCGACTTTCGGCCAGTGGACAAGCGTACGCCTGTCGGGACAGAACCATCGGCAGCTGTGGATTCCACCAGGATTCGCCCATGGATTCGTGGTGCTGAGCGAGTCAGCCGATTTTCTCTACAAGACCACCGATTACTACGCCCCATCAGCCGAACGCTGCATTCGCTGGGACGATCCGGAACTGGCGATCGACTGGGAACTGCAGGGCGCGCCGATCCTGTCCGCCAAGGATCAGGCCGGCAGCGCCCTTCGCGAGGCCGACCTGTTCCCATGA
- the rfbA gene encoding glucose-1-phosphate thymidylyltransferase RfbA encodes MMKGIVLAGGSGTRLHPITLGVSKQLLPIYDKPMIYYPISVLMLAGIKEILIISTPLDLPQYRNLLGDGSQFGVHFSYAEQPAPDGLAQAFLIGEQFIGSDPVCLILGDNIFHGQHFGEQLQTAVNRERGATVFGYWVKDPERFGVIDFDPEGCAVSIEEKPTEPKSSYAVTGLYFYDNDVIQIAKTIKPSKRGELEITDVNNAYLQRGDLHVERFGRGFAWLDTGTHDSLLEASQYVQTIEHRQGLKVACLEEIAYQQGWVSREHVLARAQYFGKTGYGQYLFKIAGETR; translated from the coding sequence ATGATGAAAGGCATTGTTCTGGCCGGCGGTTCCGGTACGCGGCTGCACCCGATTACCCTCGGGGTTTCGAAACAACTGCTGCCGATCTACGACAAACCGATGATCTATTATCCAATCTCGGTGCTGATGCTCGCTGGCATCAAGGAAATCCTGATCATCTCCACCCCACTGGACTTGCCGCAATATCGCAACCTGCTGGGCGATGGTTCTCAGTTCGGCGTGCATTTCAGCTACGCCGAACAGCCCGCCCCCGACGGACTGGCCCAGGCATTCCTGATTGGCGAGCAATTCATTGGCAGCGACCCGGTGTGCTTGATCCTCGGCGACAACATCTTTCACGGCCAGCATTTCGGCGAGCAGTTGCAGACCGCCGTAAATCGCGAGCGCGGTGCGACGGTGTTCGGTTATTGGGTCAAGGACCCCGAGCGTTTCGGCGTGATCGACTTCGACCCTGAAGGATGCGCCGTTTCCATCGAAGAAAAACCCACCGAGCCCAAGTCCAGCTATGCGGTGACCGGCCTGTATTTCTATGACAACGATGTCATACAGATCGCCAAGACCATCAAGCCGTCCAAACGAGGCGAACTGGAGATTACCGACGTCAACAACGCTTACCTGCAACGCGGAGATTTGCATGTCGAGCGGTTTGGACGTGGTTTTGCCTGGCTGGATACCGGTACCCATGACAGCCTGCTGGAGGCCTCGCAATACGTACAGACCATTGAGCATCGACAGGGCTTGAAGGTCGCGTGCCTGGAAGAAATCGCTTACCAGCAGGGTTGGGTCAGTCGAGAGCACGTTCTTGCGCGCGCCCAATATTTTGGCAAGACCGGTTACGGCCAGTACCTGTTCAAGATCGCCGGAGAGACACGTTGA
- the rfbB gene encoding dTDP-glucose 4,6-dehydratase, producing the protein MRILITGGAGFIGSALIRHLIGHTDHQVLNLDKLTYAGNLESLSSIDHDSRYEFVQADIVDQPTISAVLGRFKPDAIMHLAAESHVDRSIDGPADFIQTNIVGTYSLLEATRAYWQTLAEPQKRAFRFHHISTDEVYGDLHGVDDLFTETTAYAPSSPYSASKAASDHLVRAWQRTYGLPVLLTNCSNNYGPFHFPEKLIPLVILNALAGKPLPVYGDGLQVRDWLFVEDHARALLKVVTEGVVGETYNIGGHNEQKNIDVVRNICALLEELAPHKPAGVEHYADLITFVKDRPGHDLRYAIDAGKIERELGWTPSETFESGLRKTVQWYLENLSWCRRVQDGSYQGERLGSLDNKDTIA; encoded by the coding sequence ATGCGCATTCTCATTACCGGCGGCGCCGGCTTCATCGGCTCGGCTTTAATACGACATTTGATTGGCCATACTGACCATCAGGTCCTGAACCTCGACAAACTGACCTACGCTGGCAACCTGGAGTCGCTGAGCAGCATCGATCACGATAGCCGCTACGAGTTCGTGCAGGCCGACATCGTCGACCAACCGACGATCAGCGCGGTGCTGGGGCGATTCAAACCTGACGCCATCATGCACCTGGCCGCAGAATCCCATGTGGACCGCTCCATCGACGGTCCGGCGGATTTCATCCAGACCAATATCGTCGGCACCTACAGCCTGCTGGAAGCCACCCGTGCCTATTGGCAAACCCTGGCCGAACCGCAAAAGCGGGCGTTTCGCTTCCACCACATTTCCACCGACGAAGTGTATGGCGACCTGCATGGCGTGGATGACCTGTTCACCGAAACCACCGCCTACGCCCCAAGCTCGCCGTATTCGGCCAGCAAGGCGGCGTCCGACCATCTGGTCCGCGCCTGGCAACGTACGTATGGCCTGCCCGTGCTGCTGACCAACTGCTCGAATAACTACGGACCCTTTCACTTCCCCGAAAAGCTGATTCCGCTGGTGATCCTCAACGCCCTGGCCGGTAAACCGCTGCCGGTGTATGGCGATGGGCTGCAAGTGCGCGACTGGCTGTTCGTCGAGGACCACGCGCGGGCGCTGCTCAAAGTCGTCACCGAAGGGGTGGTCGGTGAGACCTACAACATCGGCGGCCACAATGAACAAAAGAACATCGACGTGGTGCGCAACATCTGTGCACTCCTTGAAGAGCTGGCGCCGCACAAGCCCGCGGGCGTCGAGCACTACGCCGACCTGATCACCTTCGTCAAGGATCGTCCCGGCCACGACCTGCGCTACGCCATCGATGCCGGCAAGATCGAACGGGAGCTGGGCTGGACACCATCGGAAACCTTCGAGAGCGGACTGCGCAAGACCGTGCAGTGGTACCTCGAAAACCTGTCGTGGTGCCGGCGCGTCCAGGATGGCAGTTATCAGGGCGAGCGCCTGGGCTCACTCGACAACAAGGATACGATTGCATGA
- a CDS encoding aminotransferase — translation MPLATLVHRASLPSPQISAEQALVLLRLNYGLSGDLRPLGSHQDLNYRVDSERGRYVLKICHGDYAIQELQAQHAALKALAGHGAVKVPAVIAASSGEDLLTLEVAGQTVHVRLLEYIDGQSLTQLKHLTPDLVTGLGRLCAEMNLALATFDHPGLERTLQWDARHAPALIDHLLPVIQDDQRRQLIADVAQQAERRLQPLKASLSIQAIHMDITDDNVVWQRDAQRQWQMQGVIDFGDLIRTWRITDLSVTCAALLHHADGDPFFILPAIKAYHSTNPLLREELLALWPLIVARAAVLVLSGEQQVAIDPDNQYSRDNLEHEWEIFNVARSVPLELMETAILTAAGHSLPPVANEGFAPLLPTLVGRDFALIDLGVLSPHFEAGNWEQAGIDQRLLSEAAAVHGLAASRYGQYRLSRTQPDNAVEPDTYPLHVELHVPQGAPLESPFAGVVHKGVDGLLRLDGPQLSVCLWGVASSLLPGAALVKGQVIGEVTGPLRVQLCRGAHLNPPLFCSPSRAQAWQALCPSPAALLGLACDAEPEIDPEALLARRDASFARSQKHYYVDPPRIERGWRNHLIDMQGRSYLDMLNNVAVLGHGHPRMAAVAARQWSLLNTNSRFHYAAIAEFSERLLALAPSNMDRVFLVNSGTEANDLAIRLAWAYSGGRDMLSVLEAYHGWSVAADAVSTSIADNPKALSSRPDWVHPVTAPNTYRGEFRGADSAPDYVRSVEHNLAKIAEQKRQLAGFICEPVYGNAGGIALPPGYLKQVYAMVRERGGVCIADEVQVGYGRMGEFFWGFEEQGVVPDIITMAKGMGNGQPLGAVITRREIAEALEAEGYFFSSAGGSPVSCQIGMAVLDVMEEENLWENARVVGGHFKARLEALIDQYPLVGAVHGSGFYLGVELIRNRDTLEPATEETTALCNRLRELGIFMQPTGDYLNVLKIKPPMVTSRQSVDFFVDMLAKVLEEGL, via the coding sequence ATGCCGCTCGCTACGTTGGTTCACCGTGCCAGTTTGCCAAGCCCACAGATCAGCGCCGAACAGGCGTTGGTGCTGTTGCGCTTGAATTACGGACTCAGCGGCGACCTGCGACCCCTCGGCAGCCACCAGGACCTCAACTACCGCGTAGATAGCGAGCGCGGCCGGTATGTGCTGAAGATTTGCCATGGTGACTACGCCATCCAGGAACTCCAGGCCCAGCATGCGGCCTTGAAGGCGCTGGCCGGGCACGGCGCGGTGAAGGTGCCAGCGGTTATCGCGGCCAGCAGTGGCGAGGATCTGTTGACGCTTGAAGTCGCCGGACAAACGGTCCATGTACGCCTGCTGGAATACATCGACGGCCAATCCCTGACCCAGCTCAAGCACTTGACCCCGGACCTGGTAACCGGGTTGGGACGGCTGTGTGCGGAGATGAACCTGGCCCTTGCCACCTTCGATCATCCGGGCCTGGAGCGCACCCTGCAATGGGATGCGCGCCATGCCCCGGCGTTGATCGACCACCTGCTGCCTGTCATCCAGGATGACCAGCGGCGCCAATTGATCGCCGACGTCGCGCAACAGGCCGAACGACGCTTGCAGCCACTCAAGGCCAGCCTGTCAATACAGGCGATCCACATGGACATCACGGATGACAACGTGGTCTGGCAGCGCGACGCCCAGCGCCAGTGGCAGATGCAGGGCGTGATTGATTTTGGCGACTTGATCCGCACCTGGCGCATCACCGACCTGTCGGTGACCTGTGCAGCGCTGCTGCACCATGCCGATGGCGATCCGTTTTTCATCCTGCCCGCGATCAAGGCCTATCACTCGACCAATCCGTTGCTGCGCGAAGAACTCCTGGCGCTCTGGCCGTTGATCGTGGCCCGCGCCGCTGTGCTGGTACTCAGCGGTGAACAACAAGTCGCGATCGACCCGGACAACCAATACTCCCGTGACAATCTTGAACATGAGTGGGAAATCTTCAACGTCGCCCGTTCCGTGCCGCTTGAGCTGATGGAGACGGCGATTCTCACTGCCGCCGGCCATAGCCTGCCGCCCGTTGCCAACGAGGGCTTCGCGCCGCTGTTGCCGACGCTGGTGGGGCGCGACTTTGCCTTGATCGATCTCGGCGTCCTCAGCCCGCATTTCGAGGCCGGTAACTGGGAGCAGGCGGGAATCGACCAACGCCTGTTGAGCGAAGCCGCCGCCGTACACGGTCTGGCGGCCAGCCGTTACGGCCAGTACCGCTTATCCCGCACCCAGCCAGACAACGCCGTCGAGCCCGATACTTATCCGCTGCATGTCGAATTGCACGTACCGCAAGGCGCACCACTGGAGTCACCCTTCGCCGGCGTGGTGCACAAGGGCGTCGATGGCCTGCTGCGGCTCGATGGCCCGCAGTTGAGCGTGTGCCTGTGGGGCGTGGCATCGTCGTTGCTGCCCGGGGCCGCGCTGGTCAAGGGGCAGGTGATCGGCGAAGTGACCGGGCCGTTGCGGGTCCAACTGTGCCGGGGCGCGCATTTGAATCCCCCGCTGTTCTGCTCGCCGTCGCGGGCGCAAGCGTGGCAAGCGCTATGCCCGTCCCCCGCGGCCCTGCTGGGGCTGGCGTGTGATGCCGAGCCGGAAATCGATCCCGAGGCGCTGCTGGCCCGTCGCGATGCGAGTTTTGCCCGTTCGCAGAAGCACTACTACGTCGATCCACCGCGCATCGAGCGCGGCTGGCGCAACCACCTGATCGACATGCAAGGCCGCTCCTACCTCGACATGCTCAACAACGTCGCGGTGCTGGGCCATGGTCATCCGCGCATGGCGGCGGTAGCGGCGCGGCAGTGGTCGCTGCTCAATACCAACTCGCGCTTCCACTACGCGGCGATCGCCGAGTTCTCCGAACGTCTGTTGGCGCTGGCGCCGTCGAACATGGATCGCGTGTTCCTGGTCAACAGCGGCACCGAGGCCAACGACCTGGCGATCCGCCTGGCCTGGGCCTACAGCGGCGGGCGCGACATGCTCAGCGTGCTGGAGGCGTACCACGGCTGGTCGGTGGCGGCAGACGCGGTCTCGACGTCCATCGCCGACAATCCAAAGGCCCTCAGCAGTCGTCCGGATTGGGTGCATCCGGTCACGGCGCCGAACACGTATCGCGGTGAATTCCGTGGGGCCGACAGTGCGCCGGACTACGTGCGCAGCGTCGAACACAACCTGGCGAAAATCGCCGAGCAGAAACGCCAGCTCGCCGGCTTCATCTGCGAACCGGTATACGGCAACGCCGGTGGCATCGCGCTGCCGCCGGGGTATCTTAAACAGGTCTACGCCATGGTGCGCGAGCGTGGTGGCGTCTGCATCGCCGACGAGGTGCAGGTTGGCTACGGGCGCATGGGCGAGTTTTTCTGGGGCTTCGAAGAGCAAGGCGTGGTGCCGGACATCATCACCATGGCCAAGGGCATGGGCAACGGCCAGCCGTTGGGTGCCGTCATCACCCGCCGGGAGATCGCCGAGGCGCTGGAAGCCGAAGGGTATTTCTTCTCGTCTGCCGGCGGCAGTCCGGTCAGCTGCCAGATCGGCATGGCCGTGCTGGATGTCATGGAGGAAGAAAACCTCTGGGAAAACGCCCGGGTGGTCGGCGGACATTTCAAGGCCCGACTGGAAGCCTTGATCGACCAGTATCCGTTGGTCGGAGCGGTGCATGGTTCGGGCTTCTACCTGGGCGTGGAGCTGATCCGCAACCGCGACACCCTGGAGCCGGCCACCGAAGAAACCACGGCGCTGTGCAATCGCTTGAGGGAGCTGGGCATTTTCATGCAACCGACCGGTGATTACTTGAACGTCCTCAAGATCAAGCCGCCGATGGTCACCAGCCGTCAAAGTGTGGATTTCTTCGTCGATATGCTGGCGAAGGTATTGGAGGAGGGGTTGTAG
- the aguB gene encoding N-carbamoylputrescine amidase, translating to MSRIVTVAATQMACSWDLEANIETAEKLVRQAAVQGAQVILIQELFETPYFCQKPNPDYLQLATSVDDNVAIKHFQKVAEELQVVLPISFFELAGRARFNSIAIIDADGRNLGVYRKSHIPDGPGYHEKYYFNPGDTGFKVWNTRYAKIGVGICWDQWFPECARSMALQGAEILLYPTAIGSEPHDKTISSRDHWQRVQQGHAGANLMPLVASNRIGNEEQDGYDITFYGSSFIANQFGEKVQELNETEEGVLVHSFDLDELEHIRSAWGTFRDRRPNLYGAIKTLDGSLES from the coding sequence ATGAGTCGTATCGTTACCGTAGCCGCTACTCAAATGGCCTGCTCCTGGGATCTCGAAGCCAATATCGAGACCGCCGAGAAGCTGGTTCGCCAAGCGGCCGTCCAAGGCGCGCAGGTCATCCTGATCCAGGAGTTGTTCGAGACGCCATACTTCTGCCAGAAGCCGAACCCGGACTACTTGCAGCTGGCGACTTCGGTTGACGACAACGTTGCCATCAAGCATTTCCAGAAAGTCGCCGAAGAATTGCAAGTCGTGTTGCCCATCAGTTTTTTTGAACTGGCCGGTCGTGCGCGCTTCAACAGTATTGCGATCATCGATGCCGACGGGCGGAACCTGGGCGTCTATCGCAAGAGCCACATTCCGGACGGTCCTGGCTACCATGAAAAGTACTACTTCAATCCTGGCGATACCGGTTTCAAAGTGTGGAATACCCGCTACGCAAAAATTGGCGTAGGCATCTGCTGGGACCAGTGGTTTCCGGAATGCGCCCGCAGCATGGCGCTGCAAGGCGCGGAAATCCTGCTGTACCCGACCGCCATCGGCAGTGAGCCGCACGACAAGACCATCTCGTCGCGTGACCACTGGCAACGCGTTCAACAAGGCCATGCGGGCGCCAACCTGATGCCGCTGGTGGCGAGCAATCGCATCGGCAATGAAGAGCAGGATGGCTACGACATCACATTCTACGGCTCGTCGTTCATCGCCAATCAGTTCGGTGAAAAAGTCCAGGAACTGAACGAAACCGAAGAAGGTGTGCTAGTACACAGCTTTGACCTCGACGAGCTGGAACACATTCGCAGTGCCTGGGGCACTTTCCGTGATCGGCGGCCGAACCTGTACGGCGCGATCAAAACCCTCGACGGCTCATTGGAGTCCTGA
- the aguA gene encoding agmatine deiminase, whose protein sequence is MTTLHSTPRADGFHMPAEWATQSQVWMIWPERPDNWRLGGKPAQAAHVAVAKAIARFEPVTVAVSAAQYENARARLDVPNIRLVEMSSDDAWVRDTGPTFVINDNGEIRGVDWDFNAWGGFDGGLYSPWNRDSQVAGKILEIERSPRYRTEGFVLEGGSIHVDGEGTVITTEECLLNRNRNPHMSREEIEAVLGAQLAVDKVIWLPDGLFNDETDGHVDNFCCYVRPGEVLLAWTDDPQDPNYARCQAAMNVLQNSTDAKGRPFTVHKMPIPGPLYATEEECAGVDAVEGSQERNPSVRLAGSYVNFLIVNGGIIAPSFDDPLDATAREILQTLFPQHEVVMVPGRELLLGGGNIHCLTQQQPAPRMK, encoded by the coding sequence ATGACAACTTTGCATAGCACTCCGCGCGCGGACGGTTTCCACATGCCTGCCGAGTGGGCGACCCAGAGCCAGGTCTGGATGATCTGGCCCGAGCGCCCGGACAACTGGCGCCTGGGCGGCAAGCCCGCGCAGGCCGCCCATGTAGCGGTGGCCAAGGCCATCGCCCGCTTCGAACCGGTGACCGTGGCGGTGTCCGCAGCCCAATATGAAAACGCCCGGGCGCGCCTCGATGTGCCGAATATCCGCCTGGTAGAAATGTCCAGCGACGACGCGTGGGTCCGCGATACGGGCCCGACGTTTGTCATCAACGACAACGGTGAAATACGCGGTGTCGATTGGGATTTCAACGCCTGGGGTGGTTTCGACGGTGGCCTGTATTCGCCGTGGAACCGCGATTCGCAAGTGGCCGGCAAGATCCTGGAAATCGAGCGTAGCCCGCGTTACCGCACCGAAGGTTTCGTGCTCGAAGGCGGCTCGATCCATGTCGACGGTGAAGGCACCGTGATCACCACCGAGGAATGCCTGCTAAACCGCAATCGCAACCCGCACATGAGCCGCGAAGAGATCGAGGCCGTACTCGGCGCTCAATTGGCTGTGGATAAAGTCATCTGGCTGCCGGACGGTCTGTTCAATGACGAAACCGACGGTCATGTGGATAACTTCTGCTGCTACGTGCGCCCGGGTGAAGTGTTGCTCGCCTGGACCGACGATCCGCAGGACCCGAACTACGCCCGTTGCCAAGCGGCCATGAATGTCCTGCAAAACAGCACCGACGCCAAGGGCCGCCCGTTCACGGTGCATAAAATGCCGATCCCCGGGCCGTTGTATGCCACCGAAGAAGAATGTGCCGGCGTGGACGCGGTAGAAGGTTCCCAGGAGCGCAATCCGAGCGTGCGACTGGCGGGCTCCTATGTGAACTTCCTGATCGTCAACGGCGGCATTATCGCGCCGAGTTTCGACGACCCGCTGGACGCTACGGCCAGGGAGATCCTGCAGACGCTGTTTCCGCAGCATGAAGTCGTCATGGTGCCGGGACGGGAACTGTTACTGGGGGGCGGAAACATCCATTGCCTTACCCAACAACAACCGGCGCCGCGCATGAAATGA
- a CDS encoding DsbA family protein gives MTQLHYIYDPLCGWCYGAKPLIQAARTVLPVIAHGGGMMTGANRQKVSAQLRNYVMPHDRRIAEYTGQPFGEAYFEGLLRDEEAVFDSAPPTAAVLAAEQLEGRGLALLERLQTAHYVEGRRIADETVLLALANSIGFEAEAFRRSFIEVDVQAHFVTSRALLAKVGGQGFPTLALERDGRLTLIDIGPWLGKPEAFAQWLKQATPLHDSAPAAVCGLDGCSN, from the coding sequence ATGACCCAACTTCACTATATCTATGATCCACTGTGCGGCTGGTGCTACGGCGCCAAGCCGCTGATCCAGGCCGCCAGGACAGTATTGCCGGTTATTGCCCATGGCGGCGGCATGATGACCGGCGCTAATCGCCAGAAAGTCTCCGCCCAGTTGCGCAATTACGTGATGCCCCATGACCGGAGAATCGCTGAATACACCGGGCAGCCGTTTGGCGAGGCTTATTTCGAGGGGCTTTTGCGGGACGAGGAGGCGGTCTTCGACTCTGCGCCTCCGACTGCGGCGGTTCTTGCGGCTGAACAGCTCGAGGGCCGAGGCCTGGCGTTATTGGAGCGCTTGCAAACGGCCCATTACGTTGAAGGCCGGCGAATAGCTGACGAAACGGTGCTGTTGGCATTGGCCAACTCCATCGGCTTCGAGGCCGAGGCATTCCGGCGTTCATTCATCGAAGTCGATGTGCAAGCGCATTTCGTTACAAGCCGGGCCTTGTTGGCCAAGGTTGGCGGGCAGGGTTTCCCGACGCTCGCCCTGGAGCGGGACGGCCGGCTGACGCTGATCGATATCGGTCCCTGGCTGGGCAAGCCCGAGGCGTTCGCCCAATGGCTGAAGCAAGCCACGCCATTGCACGATTCTGCACCCGCAGCGGTCTGTGGCTTGGACGGTTGTTCAAACTGA